In one Parus major isolate Abel chromosome 13, Parus_major1.1, whole genome shotgun sequence genomic region, the following are encoded:
- the RAPGEF6 gene encoding rap guanine nucleotide exchange factor 6 isoform X10: MIVVENSKDNEENILQREVPLRQSRRRYRKINLRGERQTITDNVDSSSYMLLPADLTKMHLTDNPHPQVMHVPSSQSGCSIASDSGSSSLSDIYQATESEMGDVDLTGLPEAPVDSEDEEEEEDEDIDRTSDPLLGRDVVRECLEKEPADKTDDDIEQLLEFMHQLPAFANMTMSVRRELCSVMIFEVVEQAGAIILEDGQELDSWYVILNGTVEISYPDGKSESLCMGNSFGITPSLEKQYMNGVVRTKVDDCQFVCIAQQDYWRILNHVEKNTHKVEEEGEIVMVKEHRELDRSGTRKGHIVIKATPERLIMHLIEEHSIVDPTYIEDFLLTYRTFLTSPLEVGNKLLEWFTVDSLRDKVTRVVLLWVNNHFNDFEGDPAMTRFLEEFEKNLEDTKMKGHLRLLNIACAAKAKWRQITLQKPSRDSPLFFSLLGGSDKGFGIFVETVEIGSKAAEAGLKRGDQIMEVNGQNFENITFVKALEILKNNTHLSITVKTNIFVFKELLCRIGQEKNGIPHIPKIAEKKNNRYSIPDMPGDMEQMFPREKGNKKMKANTVSGGRNRIRKILDKTRFSILPPKLFRRNLMQIIEPDLFCSDGSMSQSQDDSIVGTRQCRHSLAIMPIPGTLSSSSPDLLQPTTSILDFSNPSAVGFYYIPDQVIRVFKADQQSCYIIISKDTTAKEVVSHAVHEFNLTGAPETYSLCEVSVSPEGVIKQRRLPDQFSKLADRIQLNGRYYLKNNMETETLCSDEDAQELLRESQISLLQLSTIEVATQLSMRDFELFRNIEPTEYIDDLYKLDSKTGNAHLKQFEDVINQETFWVAMEILAEPNQLKRMKIIKHFIKIALHCRECKNFNSMFAVISGLNLAPVARLRGTWEKLPSKYEKHLRDLQDLFDPSRNMAKYRNILSSQSMQPPIIPLFPVVKKDITFLHEGNDSKVDGLVNFEKLRMIAKEIRQVVRMTSANMDPAVMFRQRKKRWRSLGSLSQGSMNSNMLDVQGGAHKKRARRSSLLNAKKLYEDAQMARKVKQYLSNLSVETDEEKIQILSLQCEPAYSTLTKNLSERRGGKSSEMSPVPMRSIGQTTKAHQHQQNRMSQVLQVPTVNLYPSRKKGLTKDHVTFSTGSPQKSLSLSEEVSTKKQTDDTMSMASSLHSSPPASPQGSPRKVGNIQRSGNCSQMNLSGSSSSLASETSNKNSGQRSYGIGYALIPSTKSDNFSDSSHSEISSRSSIVSNCSVDSMSAALQDERSLSQSLIVVDSGGAERKEHPQALTDYTQPCPGWSISRPALIRGMAFTSSMSSEEISHEHITVEAADSGRGSWTSCSSSSHDNFQNIPNQKSWDLLSSYRHTQLDGPIAEVDPTNCYSEEGYLYSEAFSKANRQSKASVELNQSRQSWASSSSLSDTYETNYGTIKRRGLENSTAEQTEVLDSKPGADTAYKTVTSSTEKGLIVYCVTSPKKDDRYREPPPTPPGYMGISLADIKEGSPHHPHLKPPDYSVAVQRSKMLHSDLSRLAPAALGSDPVACVSSRTPQWYGRQPSSPRVADLPGADSEEDEDEQVSAV; encoded by the exons CTTCCAGCTGACCTTACCAAGATGCATCTCACCGACAATCCTCATCCTCAGGTGATGCATGTCCCTTCGAGCCAGTCAGGATGTAGCATTGCCAGTgactctgggagcagcagcctgtcTGATATTTATCAG GCTACAGAAAGTGAGATGGGAGATGTTGATTTAACGGGTCTTCCGGAAGCACCTGTAGACtctgaagatgaagaagaggaggaggatgaagataTTGACAGAACATCTGATCCACTTCTAGGGCGAGATGTTGTCCGAGAGTGCCTTGAGAAAGAGCCTGCAGATAAAACTGATGATGACATtg AACAATTATTGGAATTCATGCATCAGCTCCCTGCCTTTGCGAACATGACCATGTCTGTGAGGAGAGAACTGTGCTCAGTGATGATATTTGAAGTTGTAGAGCAAGCAGGAGCCATCATACTTGAAGACGGCCAGGAA ctTGATTCTTGGTATGTTATTTTAAACGGCACAGTAGAAATCAGCTATCCTGATGGGAAGAGTGAGAGTCTCTGTATGGGAAATAGTTTTGGGATTACTCCCTCTCTGGAGAAACAGTACATGAATGGAGTGGTCAGAACCAAAGTAGATGATTGTCAG TTTGTGTGTATAGCCCAGCAAGACTACTGGAGGATTCTGAAccatgtggaaaaaaacactCATAAAgtggaggaagaaggagaaattgTGATGGTaaaggagcacagggagctggatCGCAGTGGAACCAGAAAAGGACACATAGTTATCAAG gCAACACCCGAGAGACTCATCATGCACTTAATAGAGGAGCATTCTATTGTGGATCCAACCTACattgaagattttcttttaacataCAGAACATTTCTAACAAGTCCCTTGGAAGTTGGAAATAAACTCCTGGAATGGTTCACAGTGGACAGCCTCAGGGATAAG gtTACCAGAGTAGTGTTACTGTGGGTGAACAATCATTTTAATGACTTTGAAGGTGATCCTGCCATGACTCGATTCCTggaagaatttgaaaagaaCTTGGAAGATACG aaaatgaaaggcCATCTCAGATTGCTGAATATTGCCTGTGCTGCCAAAGCAAAATGGAGACAAATCACCCTGCAAAAACCTTCCAGAGATTCTCCCCTGTTTTTCAGCCTTCTTGGAGGCAGTGACAAGGGGTTTGGTATTTTTGTAGAGACTGTGGAGATAGGCAGtaaagcagcagaagctggaCTTAAACGTGGTGACCAG aTAATGGAAGTAAATGGACAGAATTTTGAGAACATTACCTTCGTAAAAGCTCTGGAAATCTTAAAGAATAACACACATCTCTCCAttactgtaaaaacaaacatttttg TGTTtaaggagctgctctgcaggataGGACAGGAGAAGAATGGAATCCCACATATTCcaaaaatagcagaaaagaaaaacaaccgTTATTCTATCCCAGATATGCCTGGAGATATGGAACAGATGTTTCCCCgtgaaaaaggaaacaagaaaatgaaagcaaacactGTATCTGGTGGAAGAAATAGAATCAGGAAAATTTTAGACAAGACCCGTTTCAGCATCTTGCCTCCAAAACTGTTCAG GAGGAATTTAATGCAGATAATTGAACCAGACCTGTTTTGCAGTGATGGCAGCATGAGCCAGTCACAGGATGACAGCATCGTGGGGACACGGCAGTGCCGGCACAGCCTCGCCATCATGCCCATTCCAGGCACCCTCTCATCCAGTAGCCCTGACCTGCTGCAGCCCACAACCAGCATTCTGGATTTCTCTAACCCTTCAG CTGTTGGGTTTTACT ATATTCCAGATCAAGTGATACGAGTTTTCAAAGCAGATCAGCAGAGCTGTTACATCATCATCAGCAAAGACACTACAGCAAAGGAGGTGGTGAGTCATGCTGTCCATGAATTCAACCTGACAGGAGCCCCCGAGACCTATTCCCTGTGTGAGGTGTCTGTCAGCCCTGAGGGTGTCATCAAACAGAGGAGGCTCCCAGATCAGTTCTCCAAGCTGGCTGACAGGATTCAGCTCAATGGACG GTATTATCTGAAAAACAATATGGAAACAGAGACCTTATGCTCAGATGAGGATGCTCAAGAGCTACTCCGAGAGAGCCAAATTTCCCTCCTCCAGCTGAGCACCATTGAAGTGGCCACTCAGCTTTCCATGCGGGACTTTGAATTATTCCGAAACATCGAGCCAACAGAATACATTGATGACCTTTACAAGCTGGACTCCAAAACAGGGAATGCTCACCTGAAACAGTTTGAGGATGTCATAAATCAAGAGACCTTCTGGGTTGCCATGGAAATTTTAGCTGAACCCAACCAACTCAAAAGAATGAAGATTATTaagcatttcattaaaattgctCTCCACTGTCGAGAATGCAAGAACTTCAATTCCATGTTTGCAGTGATaag TGGGTTAAATCTTGCACCAGTGGCTCGTCTCAGAGGCACTTGGGAAAAGTTACCCAGCAAGTATGAAAAGCACCTCagagaccttcaagatcttTTTGATCCATCTCGAAACATGGCAAAATATCGCAACAtcctcagcagccagagcaTGCAGCCTCCAATTATCCCACTTTTCCCTGTTGTCAAGAAAGATATTACATTTCTGCATGAAG GCAACGATTCTAAAGTGGATGGCCTGGTAAATTTCGAGAAACTCCGGATGATTGCCAAAGAAATTCGCCAAGTTGTCCGAATGACCTCGGCGAACATGGATCCAGCTGTGATGTTCAGACAAAG gaagaagaggtggagAAGTTTGGG ATCTCTAAGCCAGGGCAGCATGAACTCGAACATGCTGGATGTGCAGGGAGGTGCTCACAAGAAACGTGCCCGCCGCAGCTCGCTCCTGAATGCCAAGAAGCTCTATGAGGATGCACAGATGGCGAGGAAAGTGAAGCAGTACCTGTCCAACCTCAGTGtagagacagatgaagaaaagatCCAAATATTGTCACTTCAGTGTGAGCCTGCATACAGCACTT TGACAAAAAATTTAAGTGAGAGAAGAGGAGGGAAATCCTCTGAAATGTCTCCAGTGCCCATGAGATCAATTGGCCAAACCACGAAAGCCCATCAGCATCAACAAAACAGAATGAGTCAAGTTCTTCAGGTCCCAACTGTGAATTTGTAccccagcaggaaaaagggacTGACAAAGGATCATGTCACATTCA GTACAGGCTCTCCACAGAAGTCATTAAGCTTGTCTGAGGAAGTAAGTACTAAGAAACAAACAGATGACACTATGTCCATGGCATCTTCTTTGCACTCCAGCCCACCTGCTTCTCCTCAGGGCTCCCCACGCAAAG TTGGCAACATCCAAAGGTCTGGTAACTGCAGTCAGATGAATCTCTCTGGCTCTTCCTCATCACTGGCCAGTGAAACCAGCAACAAGAACAGTGGACAGCGCAGCTATGGAATAG GCTATGCCCTCATACCTTCCACTAAATCTGACAACTTCTCGGACTCCAGTCACAGTGAGATTTCATCCCGGTCCAGCATCGTGAGCAACTGCTCTGTGGACTCCatgtcagcagcactgcaggacgAGAGGAGTTTGTCCCAGTCCCTCATTGTGGTGGATTCAGGCGGGGCAGAGAGAAAGGAGCATCCTCAGGCACTGACAGATTAcactcagccctgccctgg CTGGTCCATCAGTAGGCCTGCTCTGATCAGAGGGATGGCATTCACGTCTTCCATGAGCAGTGAGGAGATCTCCCATGAGCACATCACGGTAGAGGCAGCAGACAGCGGCCGGGGAAGCTGGACTTCATGCTCAAGTAGTTCTCATGACAATTTCCAGAATATCCCAAACCAGAAGAGCTGGGATCTCCTCAGTTCTTACCGTCACACCCAGCTGGATGGACCTATAGCTGAAGTGGATCCCACAAACTGTTACTCTGAGGAGGGTTATTTGTATTCTGAAGCTTTTTCCAAAGCCAACAGGCAGTCGAAAGCCAGCGTGGAGCTCAATCAGTCTCGGCAGAGCTGGGCATCCTCCAGCTCCCTGTCAGACACTTATGAGACAAACTATGGGACAATTAAGCGGAGGGGGCTGGAGAActccacagcagagcagacGGAGGTTTTGGACTCTAAACCAGGTGCTGATACAGCTTACAAAACTGTTACTTCAAGTACAGAAAAAGGCCTGATAG TGTACTGTGTCACCTCACCTAAGAAGGACGATAGGTATAGGGAGCCACCGCCCACCCCTCCGGGATATATGGGGATTTCTTTAGCGGACATAAAAGAAGGATCGCCCCACCACCCACACCTCAAACCTCCAGACTATAGTGTGGCAGTGCAGAGGTCAAAAATGCTGCACAGTGACCTCTCTAGACTTGCACCAGCTGCTCTCGGTAGTGACCCGGTGGCCTGTGTCTCCTCGAGGACGCCTCAGTGGTACGGCCGGCAGCCGTCCAGCCCCAGAGTAGCAGACTTGCCTGGCGCAGATAGTGAAGAGGATG
- the RAPGEF6 gene encoding rap guanine nucleotide exchange factor 6 isoform X6, whose amino-acid sequence MSSSARYERYKGNQVLFCSETIARCWYILLSGSVLMKDSMFLPPCSFGKQSGGKRGCECIILEPSEMIVVENSKDNEENILQREVPLRQSRRRYRKINLRGERQTITDNVDSSSYMLLPADLTKMHLTDNPHPQVMHVPSSQSGCSIASDSGSSSLSDIYQATESEMGDVDLTGLPEAPVDSEDEEEEEDEDIDRTSDPLLGRDVVRECLEKEPADKTDDDIEQLLEFMHQLPAFANMTMSVRRELCSVMIFEVVEQAGAIILEDGQELDSWYVILNGTVEISYPDGKSESLCMGNSFGITPSLEKQYMNGVVRTKVDDCQFVCIAQQDYWRILNHVEKNTHKVEEEGEIVMVKEHRELDRSGTRKGHIVIKATPERLIMHLIEEHSIVDPTYIEDFLLTYRTFLTSPLEVGNKLLEWFTVDSLRDKVTRVVLLWVNNHFNDFEGDPAMTRFLEEFEKNLEDTKMKGHLRLLNIACAAKAKWRQITLQKPSRDSPLFFSLLGGSDKGFGIFVETVEIGSKAAEAGLKRGDQIMEVNGQNFENITFVKALEILKNNTHLSITVKTNIFVFKELLCRIGQEKNGIPHIPKIAEKKNNRYSIPDMPGDMEQMFPREKGNKKMKANTVSGGRNRIRKILDKTRFSILPPKLFRRNLMQIIEPDLFCSDGSMSQSQDDSIVGTRQCRHSLAIMPIPGTLSSSSPDLLQPTTSILDFSNPSAVGFYYIPDQVIRVFKADQQSCYIIISKDTTAKEVVSHAVHEFNLTGAPETYSLCEVSVSPEGVIKQRRLPDQFSKLADRIQLNGRYYLKNNMETETLCSDEDAQELLRESQISLLQLSTIEVATQLSMRDFELFRNIEPTEYIDDLYKLDSKTGNAHLKQFEDVINQETFWVAMEILAEPNQLKRMKIIKHFIKIALHCRECKNFNSMFAVISGLNLAPVARLRGTWEKLPSKYEKHLRDLQDLFDPSRNMAKYRNILSSQSMQPPIIPLFPVVKKDITFLHEGNDSKVDGLVNFEKLRMIAKEIRQVVRMTSANMDPAVMFRQRKKRWRSLGSLSQGSMNSNMLDVQGGAHKKRARRSSLLNAKKLYEDAQMARKVKQYLSNLSVETDEEKIQILSLQCEPAYSTLTKNLSERRGGKSSEMSPVPMRSIGQTTKAHQHQQNRMSQVLQVPTVNLYPSRKKGLTKDHVTFSTGSPQKSLSLSEEVSTKKQTDDTMSMASSLHSSPPASPQGSPRKVGNIQRSGNCSQMNLSGSSSSLASETSNKNSGQRSYGIGYALIPSTKSDNFSDSSHSEISSRSSIVSNCSVDSMSAALQDERSLSQSLIVVDSGGAERKEHPQALTDYTQPCPGWSISRPALIRGMAFTSSMSSEEISHEHITVEAADSGRGSWTSCSSSSHDNFQNIPNQKSWDLLSSYRHTQLDGPIAEVDPTNCYSEEGYLYSEAFSKANRQSKASVELNQSRQSWASSSSLSDTYETNYGTIKRRGLENSTAEQTEVLDSKPGADTAYKTVTSSTEKGLIVYCVTSPKKDDRYREPPPTPPGYMGISLADIKEGSPHHPHLKPPDYSVAVQRSKMLHSDLSRLAPAALGSDPVACVSSRTPQWYGRQPSSPRVADLPGADSEEDEDEQVSAV is encoded by the exons CTTCCAGCTGACCTTACCAAGATGCATCTCACCGACAATCCTCATCCTCAGGTGATGCATGTCCCTTCGAGCCAGTCAGGATGTAGCATTGCCAGTgactctgggagcagcagcctgtcTGATATTTATCAG GCTACAGAAAGTGAGATGGGAGATGTTGATTTAACGGGTCTTCCGGAAGCACCTGTAGACtctgaagatgaagaagaggaggaggatgaagataTTGACAGAACATCTGATCCACTTCTAGGGCGAGATGTTGTCCGAGAGTGCCTTGAGAAAGAGCCTGCAGATAAAACTGATGATGACATtg AACAATTATTGGAATTCATGCATCAGCTCCCTGCCTTTGCGAACATGACCATGTCTGTGAGGAGAGAACTGTGCTCAGTGATGATATTTGAAGTTGTAGAGCAAGCAGGAGCCATCATACTTGAAGACGGCCAGGAA ctTGATTCTTGGTATGTTATTTTAAACGGCACAGTAGAAATCAGCTATCCTGATGGGAAGAGTGAGAGTCTCTGTATGGGAAATAGTTTTGGGATTACTCCCTCTCTGGAGAAACAGTACATGAATGGAGTGGTCAGAACCAAAGTAGATGATTGTCAG TTTGTGTGTATAGCCCAGCAAGACTACTGGAGGATTCTGAAccatgtggaaaaaaacactCATAAAgtggaggaagaaggagaaattgTGATGGTaaaggagcacagggagctggatCGCAGTGGAACCAGAAAAGGACACATAGTTATCAAG gCAACACCCGAGAGACTCATCATGCACTTAATAGAGGAGCATTCTATTGTGGATCCAACCTACattgaagattttcttttaacataCAGAACATTTCTAACAAGTCCCTTGGAAGTTGGAAATAAACTCCTGGAATGGTTCACAGTGGACAGCCTCAGGGATAAG gtTACCAGAGTAGTGTTACTGTGGGTGAACAATCATTTTAATGACTTTGAAGGTGATCCTGCCATGACTCGATTCCTggaagaatttgaaaagaaCTTGGAAGATACG aaaatgaaaggcCATCTCAGATTGCTGAATATTGCCTGTGCTGCCAAAGCAAAATGGAGACAAATCACCCTGCAAAAACCTTCCAGAGATTCTCCCCTGTTTTTCAGCCTTCTTGGAGGCAGTGACAAGGGGTTTGGTATTTTTGTAGAGACTGTGGAGATAGGCAGtaaagcagcagaagctggaCTTAAACGTGGTGACCAG aTAATGGAAGTAAATGGACAGAATTTTGAGAACATTACCTTCGTAAAAGCTCTGGAAATCTTAAAGAATAACACACATCTCTCCAttactgtaaaaacaaacatttttg TGTTtaaggagctgctctgcaggataGGACAGGAGAAGAATGGAATCCCACATATTCcaaaaatagcagaaaagaaaaacaaccgTTATTCTATCCCAGATATGCCTGGAGATATGGAACAGATGTTTCCCCgtgaaaaaggaaacaagaaaatgaaagcaaacactGTATCTGGTGGAAGAAATAGAATCAGGAAAATTTTAGACAAGACCCGTTTCAGCATCTTGCCTCCAAAACTGTTCAG GAGGAATTTAATGCAGATAATTGAACCAGACCTGTTTTGCAGTGATGGCAGCATGAGCCAGTCACAGGATGACAGCATCGTGGGGACACGGCAGTGCCGGCACAGCCTCGCCATCATGCCCATTCCAGGCACCCTCTCATCCAGTAGCCCTGACCTGCTGCAGCCCACAACCAGCATTCTGGATTTCTCTAACCCTTCAG CTGTTGGGTTTTACT ATATTCCAGATCAAGTGATACGAGTTTTCAAAGCAGATCAGCAGAGCTGTTACATCATCATCAGCAAAGACACTACAGCAAAGGAGGTGGTGAGTCATGCTGTCCATGAATTCAACCTGACAGGAGCCCCCGAGACCTATTCCCTGTGTGAGGTGTCTGTCAGCCCTGAGGGTGTCATCAAACAGAGGAGGCTCCCAGATCAGTTCTCCAAGCTGGCTGACAGGATTCAGCTCAATGGACG GTATTATCTGAAAAACAATATGGAAACAGAGACCTTATGCTCAGATGAGGATGCTCAAGAGCTACTCCGAGAGAGCCAAATTTCCCTCCTCCAGCTGAGCACCATTGAAGTGGCCACTCAGCTTTCCATGCGGGACTTTGAATTATTCCGAAACATCGAGCCAACAGAATACATTGATGACCTTTACAAGCTGGACTCCAAAACAGGGAATGCTCACCTGAAACAGTTTGAGGATGTCATAAATCAAGAGACCTTCTGGGTTGCCATGGAAATTTTAGCTGAACCCAACCAACTCAAAAGAATGAAGATTATTaagcatttcattaaaattgctCTCCACTGTCGAGAATGCAAGAACTTCAATTCCATGTTTGCAGTGATaag TGGGTTAAATCTTGCACCAGTGGCTCGTCTCAGAGGCACTTGGGAAAAGTTACCCAGCAAGTATGAAAAGCACCTCagagaccttcaagatcttTTTGATCCATCTCGAAACATGGCAAAATATCGCAACAtcctcagcagccagagcaTGCAGCCTCCAATTATCCCACTTTTCCCTGTTGTCAAGAAAGATATTACATTTCTGCATGAAG GCAACGATTCTAAAGTGGATGGCCTGGTAAATTTCGAGAAACTCCGGATGATTGCCAAAGAAATTCGCCAAGTTGTCCGAATGACCTCGGCGAACATGGATCCAGCTGTGATGTTCAGACAAAG gaagaagaggtggagAAGTTTGGG ATCTCTAAGCCAGGGCAGCATGAACTCGAACATGCTGGATGTGCAGGGAGGTGCTCACAAGAAACGTGCCCGCCGCAGCTCGCTCCTGAATGCCAAGAAGCTCTATGAGGATGCACAGATGGCGAGGAAAGTGAAGCAGTACCTGTCCAACCTCAGTGtagagacagatgaagaaaagatCCAAATATTGTCACTTCAGTGTGAGCCTGCATACAGCACTT TGACAAAAAATTTAAGTGAGAGAAGAGGAGGGAAATCCTCTGAAATGTCTCCAGTGCCCATGAGATCAATTGGCCAAACCACGAAAGCCCATCAGCATCAACAAAACAGAATGAGTCAAGTTCTTCAGGTCCCAACTGTGAATTTGTAccccagcaggaaaaagggacTGACAAAGGATCATGTCACATTCA GTACAGGCTCTCCACAGAAGTCATTAAGCTTGTCTGAGGAAGTAAGTACTAAGAAACAAACAGATGACACTATGTCCATGGCATCTTCTTTGCACTCCAGCCCACCTGCTTCTCCTCAGGGCTCCCCACGCAAAG TTGGCAACATCCAAAGGTCTGGTAACTGCAGTCAGATGAATCTCTCTGGCTCTTCCTCATCACTGGCCAGTGAAACCAGCAACAAGAACAGTGGACAGCGCAGCTATGGAATAG GCTATGCCCTCATACCTTCCACTAAATCTGACAACTTCTCGGACTCCAGTCACAGTGAGATTTCATCCCGGTCCAGCATCGTGAGCAACTGCTCTGTGGACTCCatgtcagcagcactgcaggacgAGAGGAGTTTGTCCCAGTCCCTCATTGTGGTGGATTCAGGCGGGGCAGAGAGAAAGGAGCATCCTCAGGCACTGACAGATTAcactcagccctgccctgg CTGGTCCATCAGTAGGCCTGCTCTGATCAGAGGGATGGCATTCACGTCTTCCATGAGCAGTGAGGAGATCTCCCATGAGCACATCACGGTAGAGGCAGCAGACAGCGGCCGGGGAAGCTGGACTTCATGCTCAAGTAGTTCTCATGACAATTTCCAGAATATCCCAAACCAGAAGAGCTGGGATCTCCTCAGTTCTTACCGTCACACCCAGCTGGATGGACCTATAGCTGAAGTGGATCCCACAAACTGTTACTCTGAGGAGGGTTATTTGTATTCTGAAGCTTTTTCCAAAGCCAACAGGCAGTCGAAAGCCAGCGTGGAGCTCAATCAGTCTCGGCAGAGCTGGGCATCCTCCAGCTCCCTGTCAGACACTTATGAGACAAACTATGGGACAATTAAGCGGAGGGGGCTGGAGAActccacagcagagcagacGGAGGTTTTGGACTCTAAACCAGGTGCTGATACAGCTTACAAAACTGTTACTTCAAGTACAGAAAAAGGCCTGATAG TGTACTGTGTCACCTCACCTAAGAAGGACGATAGGTATAGGGAGCCACCGCCCACCCCTCCGGGATATATGGGGATTTCTTTAGCGGACATAAAAGAAGGATCGCCCCACCACCCACACCTCAAACCTCCAGACTATAGTGTGGCAGTGCAGAGGTCAAAAATGCTGCACAGTGACCTCTCTAGACTTGCACCAGCTGCTCTCGGTAGTGACCCGGTGGCCTGTGTCTCCTCGAGGACGCCTCAGTGGTACGGCCGGCAGCCGTCCAGCCCCAGAGTAGCAGACTTGCCTGGCGCAGATAGTGAAGAGGATG